A single window of Colletes latitarsis isolate SP2378_abdomen chromosome 11, iyColLati1, whole genome shotgun sequence DNA harbors:
- the LOC143348446 gene encoding uncharacterized protein LOC143348446 — MNFCLDAETRAKRYAHLDHLGQLGAGLERLAGGLGGGLGGGFGGGFGGGGGGGGGGGGGGGYGGGGGYGGGSGGGFGGGKGGGGGLGGGLGGGLGGGGGLGGGGGLGGGGGLGGGGGLGGGGGHGGGAGGAGGHGGGAGGAGGHGGGAGGAGGHGSGCGSGGCGGSGTGGGAGGYGGSGAGGGAGGYGGSGAGGGAGGYGGSGAGGGSGGYGGSGAGGGSGGYGGSGAGGYGGSGGAGGYGGGSGAGGGSGAGGGRGGGCGAGGCGGSTGVTKTGGYGGAGGYGGGAGAGGGAGGGAGGGRGGAGGYGGAGGYGGAGGGAGGYGGSGGGAGAGGGAGHGGGAGGGRGGGAGGYGGAGGGAGGYGGAGGGAGGYGGAGGGAGAGGGAGHGGGAGGGAGRGGGAGGYGGAGGGAGGYGGAGGGAGGYGGAGGGAGGYGGAGGGGAGGYGGAGGGGAGGYGGGGSGGSGGNCPGGCKGGYGGSNAHASASATANAVAGGSASASANANANAGYGGFGGFGGPGAPGHGVDIFSRMGDVEEGAEKSGTVDGAKGVYSNSAANIDSSGKGTYKVSAGKIK, encoded by the exons ATGAATTTTTGTTTAGATGCAGAGACAAGGGCGAAACGTTACGCGCACCTTGACCATCTTGGTCAACTAGGAGCTGGATTAGAAAGATTAGCGGGTGGATTGGGAGGTGGATTAGGAGGCGGATTCGGTGGAGGATTCGGTGGAGGTGGCGGTGGCGGAGGTGGAGGTGGCGGAGGCGGTGGATACGGTGGAGGTGGAGGTTATGGTGGCGGTAGCGGTGGTGGATTTGGCGGCGGAAAAGGAGGTGGAGGTGGACTTGGAGGCGGCCTAGGTGGTGGCCTCGGTGGTGGAGGCGGACTTGGTGGAGGCGGTGGACTTGGTGGAGGCGGTGGACTTGGCGGAGGTGGTGGACTTGGTGGAGGTGGTGGACACGGAGGTGGTGCCGGCGGTGCTGGAGGACACGGAGGTGGTGCTGGCGGTGCTGGAGGACACGGAGGTGGCGCTGGTGGTGCTGGAGGACACGGAAGCGGTTGTGGCTCCGGAGGTTGTGGTGGTTCCGGCACAGGAGGTGGTGCTGGAGGATATGGAGGTTCCGGCGCAGGAGGTGGCGCTGGAGGATATGGAGGTTCCGGCGCAGGAGGTGGCGCTGGAGGATATGGTGGATCTGGCGCTGGAGGCGGATCCGGTGGATATGGTGGCTCAGGTGCTGGAGGCGGATCCGGTGGATATGGTGGCTCAGGAGCTGGTGGTTACGGAGGATCAGGAGGTGCTGGAGGTTACGGAGGCGGCTCTGGGGCTGGAGGTGGAAGCGGCGCTGGCGGAGGTCGCGGTGGCGGCTGCGGTGCCGGAGGTTGTGGAG GATCAACCGGAGTAACTAAAACTGGCGGTTATGGTGGTGCCGGTGGTTATGGTGGTGGTGCAGGAGCAGGCGGTGGTGCAGGCGGTGGTGCAGGTGGTGGACGCGGTGGAGCTGGTGGATACGGTGGCGCAGGTGGTTATGGAGGCGCTGGTGGTGGAGCAGGTGGTTATGGAGGCTCTGGTGGCGGAGCAGGAGCAGGAGGTGGCGCTGGACATGGTGGTGGAGCAGGCGGTGGACGCGGTGGTGGAGCAGGCGGATACGGTGGTGCTGGTGGTGGAGCAGGCGGTTATGGCGGCGCTGGTGGTGGTGCAGGCGGTTATGGAGGCGCTGGTGGTGGAGCAGGAGCAGGAGGTGGCGCTGGACATGGTGGTGGAGCAGGCGGCGGCGCTGGACGCGGTGGTGGAGCGGGTGGATACGGTGGTGCAGGAGGTGGAGCGGGTGGATACGGTGGTGCAGGCGGTGGAGCGGGTGGATACGGTGGTGCAGGCGGTGGAGCCGGTGGATACGGTGGCGCAGGAGGTGGTGGAGCCGGTGGATACGGTGGCGCAGGAGGTGGTGGAGCCGGTGGATACGGTGGAGGTGGATCTGGTGGATCGGGAGGTAACTGTCCTGGAGGATGCAAAGGCGGATATGGAGGCTCCAACGCTCATGCTAGTGCTAGCGCAACCGCCAATGCTGTTGCCGGTGGGAGCGCTAGTGCATCCGCCAATGCGAATGCAAACGCTGGCTATGGAGGCTTCGGTGGTTTCGGTGGTCCCGGTGCTCCCGGACACGGTGTAGA catCTTCTCTCGTATGGGCGACGTCGAAGAAGGAGCGGAGAAGAGCGGTACCGTGGATGGCGCTAAGGGTGTCTACAGCAACAGTGCAGCTAACATCGATTCGTCCGGGAAGGGCACGTACAAAGTATCGGCGGGCAAGATAAAGTAA